GGAGTAATCCTCATGGCTGTCCTATGGGGTATCCGCGAAGAGGTAGCATGGCTATATCGTCTAGCTAATAAATATACATGAAAGGGCTGCTGGTTGCAGCAATAATCACAGGACTATCCGTAGCAGCCGTCGTGTTGTCTGCGGTGGTCCTCGTAGCAGTTTATAACACATTAGGGTGGTATTGGTAATGAAATATATTCTACTTAGTTTAGCATTAATAACGGGTACTGCCCAAGCAGGATTGTTAGATACAATCTCTACAGTGGTCGGCGGCCACGTATCAGATGCGGTGAACCGTTTCAACGCAGAAGATCAAGTCGTGCAAGGTACAGTCATTAAAGAAGGCAGCATCCGTGAAGATGATCCTGGCCAAGACTTCTTGCACAACGCCAAAGGCTCTGTATCATTGATCGAAAAGGATGGTACTTATTATGTCCAACTTGGTTCTGACTTTGATAGCAGCCCTGGTCCTGACTATCACGTTTACGTTAGTACTAGCGCTAGCATCACGAAAGAATCCGACTTCAATTCGACCGTGCAACACGAACTCGGAGAATTGTTGCAAGGCAAAGGGGCGAGCTTCTACGAAGTAACACTCCCACGAGGTGTACATGCGAAATCTATTCAATCGGTCACTATCTGGTGTAAAGCTTTCGGTGAGTTTATCGGCAGTGCTACTATTAGCAGCGTGCAGTGATAGCACATTTGAAGAATACGATAATCCACCAAAACCTGAGCTCGTAACAGAGCTAACTGGCAACGCGCTGGCAATTAAGAAGTCAGCACCTTTCCTCACGGACGAGGAAGCTCAGGCCCACGCAGATTGGGTCGAAACCAACATATAGAGGAACTCTAAATATGAAAAAACTACTAGCAGCAGCTGCATTGGCAGCAACATTCTCAGGCGCAGCATTGGCTGAAGTACCCGCACCTTCTAAAGGTCTATTCGTCTTGGCAACCACAGGTTGGGCAGACTTGTATGCTGAAGAAATTGGTGGTTTGGCCTTTGATAACACCGGTGGTAAGCCGGGTGCATTTGAGTACGCTGTACCGGTAAACCTAGAACCTGCTAAAGCATTGTTGAACGAAGGTGAGTTCCTAGCACCGCACTTCGCAATCTCGCTAGAAGATAAGAGCGTAACCATTATGGTTGCTCCTCACTTGAAGGTTGGCGATAAGGTATTCAAAGGTGAGAACGAATACAAAGATCACTTCATCGTAATCAACGGTGAAGA
The genomic region above belongs to Chromatiales bacterium and contains:
- a CDS encoding DM13 domain-containing protein, producing the protein MKYILLSLALITGTAQAGLLDTISTVVGGHVSDAVNRFNAEDQVVQGTVIKEGSIREDDPGQDFLHNAKGSVSLIEKDGTYYVQLGSDFDSSPGPDYHVYVSTSASITKESDFNSTVQHELGELLQGKGASFYEVTLPRGVHAKSIQSVTIWCKAFGEFIGSATISSVQ